A single window of Pontibacillus chungwhensis DNA harbors:
- a CDS encoding M42 family metallopeptidase — protein MLKHTQAITGIVEQLVNIPSPSGFTDACIDHCAAFFEDMKIPAYKTQKGALIATIEGEDTSKHRLLTAHVDTLGAMVKEIKSDGTLKLSMIGGFKWNSVEGEYCEIHTASGATYSGTILMHQTSVHVYKDSGDKKRDKENIEVRVDAEVHNAEDTKNLGVQVGDFVSFDPRFQTTDNGFIKSRHLDDKASVAILMHLVHSLKEEGIVLPYTTHFYISNNEEIGYGGNASIPAETSEYLAVDMGAIGDGQTTTEYVASICAKDSSGPYHYGLRQHLVQLAEHNDIGYEIDIYPYYGSDASAAIRAGADVKHGLIGPGIDASHAYERTHVSSLEHTFNLLWAYVQSELVD, from the coding sequence ATTTTGAAACACACGCAAGCCATTACAGGTATAGTAGAACAACTCGTAAACATTCCAAGTCCTTCAGGGTTTACAGACGCATGTATTGACCATTGTGCTGCCTTCTTTGAGGATATGAAGATTCCGGCTTATAAGACTCAAAAAGGGGCCCTCATTGCAACGATAGAAGGAGAAGACACGTCCAAACACCGTTTATTGACAGCTCACGTTGACACGCTTGGTGCTATGGTCAAGGAAATTAAGTCGGATGGAACCTTGAAGCTATCCATGATTGGTGGATTTAAATGGAATAGTGTCGAAGGAGAATACTGTGAAATTCATACGGCTAGTGGGGCCACTTATTCAGGTACAATTCTAATGCACCAAACCTCTGTCCATGTTTATAAAGATAGTGGGGACAAAAAGCGAGACAAAGAGAATATTGAAGTGCGCGTTGATGCTGAAGTACATAATGCTGAAGATACAAAGAATCTTGGCGTCCAAGTTGGGGACTTTGTATCATTTGATCCTCGTTTTCAAACGACGGATAACGGCTTTATTAAATCGCGTCATTTGGATGATAAAGCTAGTGTAGCTATACTCATGCACCTCGTTCATTCGCTGAAGGAAGAAGGAATTGTATTACCATATACAACACACTTCTATATTTCTAACAATGAAGAAATTGGATATGGGGGGAATGCAAGTATCCCGGCTGAGACATCAGAATATTTAGCTGTCGATATGGGAGCTATTGGAGATGGTCAAACAACGACCGAATATGTGGCTTCGATTTGTGCGAAGGATTCCTCTGGCCCTTATCATTATGGGTTACGCCAACACCTCGTTCAACTAGCAGAACACAATGATATCGGGTATGAAATTGACATCTACCCGTACTATGGTTCAGATGCTTCAGCTGCGATACGAGCGGGAGCCGATGTAAAGCATGGCTTAATAGGTCCTGGTATTGATGCCTCTCATGCTTACGAGCGGACGCATGTTTCTTCGCTAGAACATACATTTAATTTACTGTGGGCATATGTTCAATCAGAACTCGTCGATTAA
- a CDS encoding rhomboid family intramembrane serine protease: MYLEDIYYFWKMTYTFISRYEYEVIHIDHERREVWLEQTKGTITKIIRLKQQTFDWSNHLKRDQDDVAEKVKRLSKSLVGRDIRVHLVYISQFPPVDEWEQKPIHINNGRKSVRIMTYFVPQHDRERHLGEVYEALYIKDPPFSPESEEEMESNVPQLRRAVDQAIEQNIKSQQAVLSRGKPIFTYLLIALNVIMYFVLEINGGSQDTNTLIKYGAKFNPFILDGEWWRIASSMFLHIGIFHILLNMLALYYLGNAVERMFGSARFLVIYFVSGIVGGLASFALSQNVAAGASGAIYGLFGALLFFGLIYKKLFFKTMGSNIIGILLINIVISFTIPQVDIGAHLGGLVGGFLASSLVHFPKKRNLLTQTASFIGVLVTGGLLFYAGMQTNETYEPHTEIVLASYYQQEGSFQDAYEVADEAIEEHGNKDSILYFIRSYGHIQQDRTDQALTDLKRSVELNDQNDPAWYNLAVLYARQGERDLAIEAVQKAIDINPEAEDYKDLLNQLEASG; this comes from the coding sequence ATGTATTTAGAGGATATTTATTATTTCTGGAAGATGACCTACACTTTCATTTCTCGGTATGAATATGAAGTGATTCACATTGACCACGAACGAAGGGAAGTGTGGCTTGAGCAGACTAAAGGAACCATAACGAAAATCATTCGATTAAAGCAACAAACCTTTGATTGGTCTAATCATCTTAAGCGGGATCAGGATGACGTAGCTGAGAAAGTGAAGCGATTATCTAAATCCCTTGTTGGGAGAGATATAAGGGTTCATTTAGTATACATCTCACAATTTCCGCCGGTAGATGAGTGGGAACAAAAACCAATACATATAAATAATGGCCGAAAGTCGGTTCGTATCATGACCTATTTTGTGCCACAACATGATCGGGAAAGACATCTTGGTGAGGTTTATGAAGCTCTATACATCAAAGATCCCCCATTTTCTCCTGAAAGTGAAGAAGAGATGGAAAGTAACGTACCTCAATTGAGAAGAGCGGTTGATCAAGCCATAGAACAAAACATAAAAAGTCAGCAAGCTGTTCTAAGTCGTGGCAAACCAATCTTCACCTATTTGTTGATTGCCTTAAACGTTATTATGTACTTTGTATTAGAGATCAATGGAGGGAGTCAAGACACCAATACGCTCATCAAGTATGGAGCTAAATTTAACCCTTTCATTTTGGACGGGGAATGGTGGAGAATCGCAAGTTCTATGTTTCTTCATATCGGTATATTTCACATCTTACTCAATATGTTGGCCCTTTATTACCTGGGGAATGCTGTTGAGCGAATGTTTGGAAGTGCCCGCTTTTTAGTAATTTATTTCGTCAGTGGGATCGTAGGTGGACTGGCAAGCTTTGCTCTTTCCCAAAACGTTGCTGCCGGTGCATCTGGAGCAATCTATGGTCTGTTTGGCGCCCTTCTTTTCTTTGGGTTAATTTATAAGAAGCTATTCTTTAAAACGATGGGGAGTAATATAATAGGTATCCTCCTGATTAATATCGTTATTAGCTTTACCATCCCTCAAGTGGATATTGGGGCACATCTCGGAGGGTTAGTCGGCGGCTTTTTAGCTTCTTCTTTGGTACACTTTCCTAAGAAACGAAACTTACTCACACAAACGGCGAGTTTTATAGGGGTGTTAGTGACCGGAGGCCTCCTCTTTTATGCAGGCATGCAGACAAACGAGACCTATGAACCTCATACCGAAATCGTTCTCGCTTCATACTATCAACAAGAAGGCTCTTTTCAGGATGCCTATGAAGTAGCAGATGAAGCGATTGAAGAACATGGGAATAAGGATAGCATCCTCTATTTCATTCGTTCTTACGGGCATATTCAACAAGATCGAACTGATCAGGCGCTTACTGATTTAAAGCGTTCTGTTGAATTAAATGATCAAAATGATCCTGCTTGGTATAACCTTGCTGTCCTTTATGCGAGGCAAGGGGAAAGAGACCTTGCTATAGAGGCTGTTCAAAAAGCTATAGACATTAACCCGGAGGCTGAGGATTATAAAGACCTGTTAAATCAGTTAGAAGCATCCGGATAA
- a CDS encoding L-lactate dehydrogenase, protein MERVNRIALIGTGFVGSSYAFALLNQGVGDELVLIDVNKEKSEGDAMDLNHGLAFAPSYTKIWYGDYSDCASADLVVITAGANQKPGETRLDLVEKNSAIFKSIVDQVMGSGFDGIFLVATNPVDILTYMTWKFSGLPKHRVIGSGTILDTARLRYSLGEYFNVDSRNVHAYIMGEHGDSELPAWSHANIGGRTVFDRIKDNPEKYSERDLTPLFEGVRDAAYHIIQRKGATYYGIAMGLVRLTKAILHNENSILTVSAYLNGEYDEKDIYIGVPAIVNRSGVREILQIDLDELEEAQFANSAKVLRDTLNPVLEKYNKE, encoded by the coding sequence GTGGAAAGAGTTAATCGAATTGCACTAATCGGAACAGGATTTGTAGGATCAAGTTATGCCTTCGCTTTATTGAATCAAGGTGTAGGGGACGAGCTTGTCTTAATCGATGTAAATAAGGAAAAATCTGAAGGAGATGCGATGGACCTTAACCACGGACTAGCCTTTGCCCCTTCCTATACGAAAATATGGTATGGAGACTATAGTGACTGTGCTTCTGCTGATCTTGTTGTTATAACTGCCGGCGCAAATCAAAAGCCAGGTGAAACTCGATTAGATCTGGTGGAGAAAAATTCTGCTATATTTAAATCTATTGTAGATCAAGTTATGGGTTCAGGTTTCGATGGAATTTTCCTTGTTGCGACGAATCCGGTAGATATCCTGACCTATATGACATGGAAATTCTCAGGCCTGCCAAAGCATCGTGTCATCGGATCCGGAACGATTTTAGACACGGCCAGACTTCGTTATTCTCTAGGAGAATACTTTAATGTGGATTCCCGTAATGTGCATGCTTATATCATGGGAGAGCACGGAGATTCTGAGTTGCCAGCATGGAGCCATGCGAATATAGGCGGACGTACGGTCTTTGATCGAATTAAAGATAACCCTGAGAAATATAGCGAAAGAGATCTAACCCCGTTATTTGAAGGTGTAAGAGATGCTGCCTACCATATTATACAACGTAAAGGGGCTACGTATTACGGGATTGCGATGGGGCTCGTTCGATTAACGAAAGCCATTCTTCATAATGAGAATTCAATCTTAACTGTTTCTGCTTATTTGAACGGGGAATATGATGAGAAAGATATTTACATTGGCGTGCCAGCTATTGTGAATCGTTCAGGAGTGCGAGAAATCCTTCAGATCGACTTAGATGAATTAGAAGAAGCGCAATTTGCGAATTCAGCAAAGGTGTTAAGGGATACACTTAACCCGGTTTTAGAAAAGTATAATAAAGAATAA
- a CDS encoding 5-formyltetrahydrofolate cyclo-ligase, with protein MKTKSEWRTYGKDLLKNMSTEEKKQKEQEIYLALLNSKLWDQASTVGCTISQAHEVDTAPIIDLAWKEGKKVVVPKCTPKESRLDFHQLTSYDQLETVYFGLQEPVPTLCPVSEPNSIDLMLVPGLVFDLEGYRIGYGGGYYDRYLATYANETVALATEAQVVSSVPHEEYDVPVRNLVTEKGFRL; from the coding sequence TTGAAAACGAAATCAGAATGGCGTACATATGGTAAAGACTTATTGAAGAATATGAGTACGGAAGAAAAGAAGCAAAAAGAGCAGGAGATCTATTTGGCTCTTTTAAATAGCAAGTTATGGGATCAAGCTTCGACCGTTGGGTGTACGATCTCTCAAGCTCACGAAGTCGATACGGCTCCCATTATTGATTTGGCGTGGAAAGAGGGGAAAAAGGTTGTGGTGCCTAAGTGCACCCCTAAAGAAAGTCGTTTAGACTTTCATCAGCTCACATCCTATGATCAGTTAGAGACGGTTTATTTTGGCCTTCAGGAGCCTGTTCCGACGCTTTGCCCGGTCAGTGAACCGAACTCGATTGATCTTATGCTTGTGCCAGGGCTGGTCTTTGATCTTGAAGGATATCGTATAGGTTATGGCGGTGGGTATTATGATCGTTACCTCGCTACTTATGCGAATGAAACGGTTGCTTTAGCTACGGAAGCTCAGGTTGTATCTAGTGTCCCTCATGAAGAATATGATGTCCCGGTACGGAACCTTGTCACGGAAAAAGGGTTTCGCTTATAA
- the rpmG gene encoding 50S ribosomal protein L33, with amino-acid sequence MRVNITLACTETGDRNYISTKNKRTNPERLELMKYCPRLKKHTLHRETK; translated from the coding sequence ATGCGTGTAAACATTACACTTGCTTGCACTGAAACTGGTGACCGCAACTATATTAGCACTAAAAACAAGCGTACAAACCCTGAGCGCTTAGAATTAATGAAATATTGCCCACGCTTGAAGAAACACACTCTTCATCGTGAAACGAAGTAA
- a CDS encoding endolytic transglycosylase MltG, which yields MKYTLRAFALGLLTATALLAFAYSQQDPSQAKETAPTKEEAASLLEEKGYTILTENEYTQLTEKASPEQNADSDEQQKQEDKEETSKPTGDEEGSVKAYTLSIEEGMVPEDISQVLAQNGIIEDAEGFRAYLVDNEFSRYIQIGEYTVVNQMSFQEIARIITR from the coding sequence ATGAAATATACGCTAAGAGCATTCGCACTAGGTCTATTAACAGCAACTGCCTTACTAGCTTTTGCCTATTCACAACAAGATCCTAGCCAAGCTAAAGAAACAGCTCCTACAAAAGAAGAGGCAGCCTCCTTATTAGAGGAAAAGGGGTATACCATCTTAACTGAAAATGAGTACACTCAGTTAACAGAAAAGGCTTCACCTGAACAAAATGCAGATTCAGATGAACAACAAAAGCAAGAAGATAAAGAAGAGACATCTAAACCAACCGGTGATGAAGAAGGATCCGTGAAAGCTTATACACTATCCATTGAAGAAGGCATGGTTCCAGAAGACATTAGCCAGGTACTAGCACAGAATGGAATCATCGAGGATGCTGAAGGCTTCAGAGCATACTTAGTGGACAACGAATTCAGCCGCTACATACAGATCGGTGAATATACAGTCGTAAATCAGATGTCCTTCCAGGAGATCGCGAGGATTATTACGCGATAA
- a CDS encoding DUF817 domain-containing protein: protein MRALKQLTFFGGEQAWSCIFPVVIFVSLAVTQMISLPILPRYDWLLIIFLLMQWWMVRSGLETRDELKVITLFHLIGLALELFKVHMGSWSYPEAGYSKVFGVPLYSGFMYASVASYLCQAWRRLDVHLVKWPPLWLVVPLASAIYLNFFTHHYWIDIRWWLSALVIIVFWKSSVSYRINDARYRMPLALSFVLIGFFIWIAENIATFFGAWEYPNQREAWSLVHLGKVSSWLLLVIVSFLIVATLKQVKGRNAIQIKANQTLIDND from the coding sequence ATGAGGGCACTGAAACAACTCACTTTTTTTGGAGGGGAACAAGCCTGGTCTTGCATTTTCCCAGTGGTTATTTTCGTATCGTTGGCTGTTACGCAAATGATCTCTCTCCCTATCTTGCCAAGGTATGATTGGTTATTGATCATCTTTCTTCTTATGCAGTGGTGGATGGTTCGTTCTGGACTTGAGACAAGAGATGAGTTAAAAGTTATCACCCTGTTTCACTTAATCGGATTAGCTCTAGAGCTGTTTAAAGTACACATGGGATCCTGGTCTTATCCGGAAGCGGGATATTCGAAGGTGTTTGGGGTTCCTTTGTATAGTGGATTTATGTACGCAAGTGTCGCTAGTTATCTTTGTCAGGCATGGAGAAGGTTAGACGTACATTTAGTGAAATGGCCGCCATTATGGCTCGTTGTCCCCTTGGCTTCTGCCATTTACTTAAACTTCTTCACTCACCATTACTGGATTGATATTCGTTGGTGGTTATCAGCGCTTGTAATCATTGTCTTTTGGAAATCATCCGTGAGCTACCGTATCAATGATGCCCGTTACAGAATGCCTCTTGCTTTGTCTTTCGTCCTTATTGGCTTTTTTATTTGGATTGCTGAAAATATTGCCACATTTTTTGGGGCTTGGGAATATCCCAATCAACGAGAGGCATGGAGTCTTGTGCATCTCGGGAAAGTGAGTTCATGGCTTTTACTTGTGATTGTGAGTTTTCTTATAGTAGCTACGTTAAAACAAGTTAAAGGAAGAAACGCGATTCAAATAAAAGCTAATCAGACTCTGATCGATAATGATTAG
- the phoU gene encoding phosphate signaling complex protein PhoU gives MIRGQFHEDMDQLKYSIKKLAVGTVQAFEEALDALYNQDIDKAKKIIEEDDQLDRKELEINEQAILLIAKQQPVATDLRRMIVAIKVSSDLERMADHAVNVSKSAIHLGEDHDITIPPALRDMFGVAKEMVDTATKAFENEDISLARVLAEMDDKVDEMYGQITREMLELTANNPQKIQHIMQMAYVARYIERFADHITNIGEYIFYLVKGQTFDLNE, from the coding sequence ATGATAAGAGGTCAGTTTCACGAAGATATGGATCAATTAAAGTATAGTATTAAGAAGTTAGCTGTAGGAACCGTGCAAGCATTTGAAGAAGCTCTTGATGCACTGTACAATCAAGACATTGATAAGGCGAAGAAGATTATTGAAGAAGATGATCAACTAGACCGTAAAGAACTTGAAATTAATGAACAGGCTATCCTGCTTATCGCAAAGCAGCAACCTGTTGCAACGGACCTTCGCAGGATGATTGTCGCGATTAAGGTTTCTTCTGATCTTGAACGTATGGCCGATCACGCAGTGAATGTTAGTAAAAGTGCCATTCACTTAGGTGAAGATCATGATATCACCATTCCTCCGGCTTTACGAGATATGTTTGGGGTAGCCAAGGAAATGGTGGATACAGCTACGAAAGCTTTTGAGAACGAAGACATTTCACTAGCGCGTGTGCTTGCAGAAATGGATGACAAAGTTGATGAAATGTATGGCCAAATAACAAGAGAAATGCTAGAGCTTACAGCTAATAACCCGCAGAAGATCCAGCATATTATGCAAATGGCTTACGTTGCTCGTTATATTGAACGCTTTGCGGATCATATTACGAACATCGGGGAGTATATTTTCTACCTTGTTAAAGGTCAAACCTTTGACCTAAATGAATAA
- the pstB gene encoding phosphate ABC transporter ATP-binding protein PstB: protein MADTKSSVFNVKDLNLWYGDNQALYDINMDIKENDVTAIIGPSGCGKSTYVKTLNRMVETVPVVKTSGEIEYRGKNIFEKNYLVEDLRTKVGMVFQKPNPFPKSIYENIVYGPKIHGIKDKKTLDQIVEKSLKGAALWDEVKDRLHENAYGLSGGQQQRVCIARCLAIEPDVILMDEPTSALDPISTLKVEELIQELKKDYSIVIVTHNMQQAARISDKTAFFLSGELVEYTDTNTLFQNPSDKRTEDYITGRFG from the coding sequence ATGGCAGATACAAAAAGCTCAGTATTTAATGTGAAAGATTTAAACTTATGGTACGGGGATAACCAAGCCCTTTATGATATAAATATGGATATTAAAGAAAACGACGTTACAGCTATTATTGGACCATCTGGTTGCGGTAAGTCTACGTATGTTAAAACGTTAAATCGTATGGTTGAGACCGTTCCTGTTGTAAAAACATCTGGTGAGATTGAATACCGTGGAAAGAACATTTTCGAAAAAAACTATTTAGTAGAAGACCTTCGTACGAAAGTGGGAATGGTATTCCAAAAACCGAACCCGTTTCCTAAATCCATCTACGAAAATATCGTATACGGACCTAAAATTCACGGAATTAAAGATAAAAAGACACTCGATCAAATTGTAGAGAAGAGTCTAAAAGGGGCGGCCCTTTGGGATGAAGTAAAAGACCGTCTTCATGAAAATGCGTACGGTTTGTCTGGTGGACAGCAACAGCGTGTTTGTATTGCTCGTTGTTTAGCTATTGAACCTGATGTCATTTTAATGGATGAGCCTACTTCTGCTCTTGACCCGATTTCTACATTGAAGGTAGAAGAATTGATTCAGGAACTGAAGAAGGATTACAGTATCGTAATCGTTACGCACAATATGCAACAAGCGGCACGTATTTCTGATAAAACAGCTTTCTTCTTGAGCGGTGAACTTGTAGAATATACAGATACAAACACATTGTTCCAGAATCCGTCCGATAAACGCACAGAAGATTACATTACCGGACGTTTCGGCTAA
- the pstA gene encoding phosphate ABC transporter permease PstA, protein MALVNKETVSNKMNSRILKNKIAKVIFFIATIIGLLFLGALAYRILTQGLGSLDMDFLTGFTSQSPDRAGIKAGVIGSLWLMSVTAPVTLVIGVATAIYLEEYAKRGKFTRFIQINLQNLAGVPSIVFGLLGLTIFVYIFKTGEIILAGGLTLGLLVLPVIVVAAQESIRSVPNELREASYGMGATKWQTVRRIVLPAAIPGILTGGILALSRAIGETAPLLLVGAATAIFTLPSSIFDPYTAMPIQIYSWTKAPQPEFEYVASAGIIVLLVILLLLNSIAVFIRNKFSKRL, encoded by the coding sequence ATGGCTTTAGTAAATAAAGAAACAGTGTCTAATAAAATGAATAGTCGTATCTTAAAGAATAAGATTGCAAAGGTAATCTTCTTCATTGCTACGATTATTGGATTATTATTCTTAGGGGCTTTAGCTTATCGGATATTGACTCAAGGACTCGGTAGCTTAGATATGGATTTCTTAACGGGCTTCACCTCACAAAGTCCAGATCGTGCAGGGATTAAAGCCGGGGTCATTGGCTCCTTATGGTTAATGTCAGTAACGGCTCCTGTAACTCTTGTGATCGGGGTAGCCACTGCCATTTATTTAGAGGAATACGCTAAACGAGGAAAGTTTACGCGATTCATCCAAATTAACTTGCAGAACCTGGCCGGAGTACCGTCCATTGTTTTTGGTTTATTAGGTCTTACAATTTTCGTTTATATCTTTAAAACGGGGGAAATTATTCTTGCTGGTGGTTTGACGTTAGGCCTTCTTGTTCTTCCTGTAATCGTCGTTGCAGCACAAGAATCGATTCGTTCTGTTCCGAATGAATTACGTGAAGCTTCTTATGGGATGGGTGCTACGAAATGGCAAACTGTTAGACGCATTGTTTTACCAGCAGCGATCCCTGGTATCCTAACTGGTGGAATTCTTGCTCTTTCCCGTGCGATTGGTGAAACCGCACCCTTGTTACTTGTAGGAGCAGCAACAGCAATCTTTACACTTCCAAGTAGCATTTTTGATCCTTATACAGCCATGCCGATTCAAATTTATAGCTGGACAAAAGCTCCACAACCTGAATTTGAGTATGTGGCTTCAGCCGGAATTATCGTACTACTAGTGATCTTATTGCTCTTAAACTCTATTGCTGTATTTATTCGAAACAAATTCTCTAAACGTTTATAA
- the pstC gene encoding phosphate ABC transporter permease subunit PstC: MVSSKKNHDELSVKERIAKNKQSNSSTMFVEKLVPKLLLLCATLSVLVTLGILYTLLSETFTFFNQVSVVEFFTTTYWNPWRDSYGILSLISGTLLITITAMIIAIPLGVASAIFLSEYASDKVRRMLKPILEVLAGIPTVVYGFFALTFVTPMLDKIIPDLSFFNALSAGIVVGVMIVPMVASLTEDAMGAVPNTLREGAMALGSTRLETTIKVVIPAALSGIVASFALAMSRAIGETMIVAIAAGATPKFTLDPTQSIQTMTGYIVQVSTGDVSFGSTIYYSIYAVGTTLFVFTLIMNLLAQYISRRFREEY; the protein is encoded by the coding sequence ATGGTTTCATCTAAAAAGAATCACGATGAGCTTTCTGTAAAGGAAAGGATTGCTAAGAATAAACAATCCAATAGCTCGACCATGTTTGTGGAAAAATTAGTGCCTAAACTATTGTTACTCTGTGCTACGCTATCTGTACTTGTGACATTAGGAATACTTTATACGTTATTATCTGAAACATTTACTTTCTTTAATCAAGTAAGTGTTGTTGAATTCTTTACAACGACCTATTGGAATCCGTGGCGTGATTCATATGGAATTTTGTCTTTAATTAGTGGTACGTTATTAATTACAATAACAGCCATGATTATTGCGATCCCATTAGGTGTTGCTTCAGCTATATTCTTGAGTGAATATGCATCTGATAAAGTTAGAAGAATGCTTAAGCCAATTCTTGAAGTACTGGCTGGAATTCCTACAGTGGTATATGGCTTCTTTGCTTTAACCTTTGTTACGCCAATGTTGGACAAAATTATTCCAGACCTATCTTTCTTTAACGCACTAAGTGCAGGTATTGTTGTAGGTGTCATGATCGTCCCAATGGTTGCTTCTCTTACGGAGGATGCAATGGGGGCTGTGCCAAACACATTACGTGAAGGAGCAATGGCTCTTGGATCAACAAGACTTGAAACAACAATTAAGGTTGTTATACCAGCTGCTTTATCTGGTATTGTCGCTTCTTTCGCACTTGCTATGTCTCGTGCCATTGGAGAAACAATGATCGTGGCCATTGCAGCAGGTGCTACACCGAAGTTTACGCTAGATCCAACGCAGTCGATTCAGACGATGACAGGGTACATTGTTCAAGTCTCTACAGGAGATGTTTCATTCGGCTCGACTATTTACTATAGTATCTATGCAGTCGGAACAACCCTATTTGTCTTCACGTTAATTATGAACCTTCTTGCACAATATATTAGTCGACGATTTAGAGAGGAGTACTAA
- a CDS encoding PstS family phosphate ABC transporter substrate-binding protein: MKSFKHLALIFTLILALGALAACGSSEGEDEDTSNGDTQSETDGGEALSGNVKQAGSSTVYPMALYIQERYASKESDVNVTLQSIGSGGGFEKSTKGEIDLSNASRPIKEEEKKKAEENDVNLHELTLAYDGLTVAVSSENDFVDNLTVDQLKKIFLDSSDAKKWSDINPEWPDETIKIFAPGHDSGTFDYFNEVILEDNAMREDGDVQTSEDDNTLVRGIKNSEYAIGFFGYAYYLQNEDSLKALGIQNGEDAEPVKPNHDTIQSGEYAPLSRPLFTYVVESALEKPQVYDYTIYTLENAGDAAKEVGYVALPEEKYQEQIDKVKELAGK; the protein is encoded by the coding sequence ATGAAAAGTTTCAAGCATTTAGCACTAATCTTCACACTTATCCTTGCTCTTGGAGCTCTTGCAGCTTGCGGAAGCAGCGAAGGCGAAGATGAAGACACTTCAAATGGTGATACTCAATCTGAAACAGACGGTGGAGAAGCACTTTCCGGTAATGTGAAACAGGCAGGTTCTTCTACTGTTTACCCTATGGCCCTATACATTCAAGAGCGTTACGCATCTAAAGAAAGCGATGTTAACGTAACATTACAATCCATCGGTTCTGGTGGCGGATTCGAAAAGTCTACTAAAGGCGAAATCGATCTTTCAAACGCTTCTCGTCCGATTAAAGAAGAAGAAAAGAAAAAAGCTGAAGAAAACGATGTTAACCTACATGAACTTACACTTGCATATGACGGTCTTACAGTAGCTGTTAGTTCTGAAAACGACTTTGTTGACAACCTTACAGTAGATCAACTGAAAAAGATCTTCCTTGACAGTTCTGACGCTAAGAAATGGTCTGACATCAATCCTGAATGGCCAGACGAAACCATTAAAATCTTCGCTCCAGGTCATGACTCTGGTACATTCGACTACTTCAACGAAGTAATTCTTGAAGATAATGCAATGCGTGAAGATGGAGATGTTCAAACTTCTGAAGATGACAATACACTTGTTCGCGGCATTAAAAACAGTGAATACGCAATCGGCTTCTTCGGTTATGCTTACTACCTTCAAAACGAAGATTCTCTTAAAGCTTTAGGTATTCAAAATGGTGAAGATGCTGAACCAGTAAAACCAAACCATGATACGATCCAAAGCGGAGAGTATGCACCACTTTCTCGCCCACTATTCACATATGTTGTGGAAAGTGCATTAGAGAAACCTCAGGTATATGATTACACAATCTATACACTTGAGAATGCAGGAGACGCTGCTAAAGAAGTTGGATATGTCGCTCTTCCAGAAGAAAAATATCAAGAGCAAATTGATAAAGTTAAAGAACTAGCTGGAAAATAA